One window from the genome of Microbacterium sulfonylureivorans encodes:
- a CDS encoding NAD(P)-binding domain-containing protein, with product MESAPVDVVVIGAGQAGLSAAYHLQRRGFVPAGRAQSGDETFVVLDAEPEPGGAWQHRWESLRMATVNGIHELPGFAVPPADPAASSRDILPAYFAAYEERFALDVRRPVAVRAVRREDDDPEGRLRVETDRGEWSARHVINATGTWSRPFWPHYPGQARFLGRQLHVADYVSRDEFAGAKVVIVGAGISAVQLLDEISQVADTFWVTRREPEWVDDEFDIPARVAAIAGVEERVRRGLPPGSVISVTGMHWTPWARAAQARGVLVRHPMFASIEEHGVRMPDGGFVAADVILWATGFRAAVDHLAPLRLRTREGGIRVADGRSIDEPRLFLIGYGPSQSTVGANRAGRDAVRAIVAERAPMAA from the coding sequence ATGGAGTCCGCACCCGTCGACGTCGTCGTGATCGGCGCCGGGCAGGCCGGTCTCTCCGCCGCCTACCACCTGCAGCGGCGCGGTTTCGTGCCCGCCGGGCGCGCGCAGTCCGGCGACGAGACCTTCGTCGTACTGGACGCGGAGCCCGAGCCCGGCGGTGCGTGGCAGCACCGCTGGGAGTCGCTGCGCATGGCCACGGTGAACGGGATCCACGAGCTGCCCGGCTTCGCGGTGCCTCCGGCCGATCCGGCCGCGTCGAGCCGCGACATCCTCCCCGCGTACTTCGCCGCCTACGAGGAGCGGTTCGCCCTGGACGTGCGGCGCCCCGTCGCGGTGCGTGCGGTGCGGCGCGAGGACGACGACCCCGAGGGCCGCCTGCGAGTGGAGACGGACCGGGGCGAGTGGTCGGCGCGGCACGTGATCAACGCGACGGGAACGTGGTCGCGTCCGTTCTGGCCGCACTACCCGGGTCAGGCGCGCTTCCTCGGCCGCCAGCTCCACGTGGCCGACTACGTGTCGCGCGACGAGTTCGCGGGGGCGAAGGTCGTCATCGTCGGCGCCGGCATCTCGGCCGTGCAGCTCCTCGACGAGATCTCACAGGTCGCCGACACGTTCTGGGTCACCCGGCGCGAGCCGGAGTGGGTCGACGACGAGTTCGACATCCCCGCACGCGTCGCGGCGATCGCCGGAGTGGAGGAGCGCGTCCGTCGCGGACTGCCTCCCGGCAGCGTGATCTCGGTCACCGGCATGCACTGGACGCCCTGGGCGCGCGCGGCGCAGGCGCGCGGCGTGCTGGTGCGGCATCCGATGTTCGCGTCCATCGAGGAGCACGGCGTGCGCATGCCCGACGGCGGGTTCGTCGCCGCCGACGTGATCCTGTGGGCGACGGGGTTCCGCGCCGCCGTCGACCACCTCGCGCCGCTTCGGCTCCGGACCCGCGAGGGAGGCATCCGCGTCGCGGACGGCCGGTCGATCGACGAGCCTCGGCTCTTCCTCATCGGCTACGGCCCGTCGCAGTCCACCGTCGGGGCGAACCGGGCCGGGCGCGACGCCGTGCGCGCGATCGTCGCGGAGAGGGCCCCGATGGCGGCGTGA
- a CDS encoding zinc-dependent alcohol dehydrogenase family protein yields the protein MLATVIHAARDIRVEEVPDPVLSTGADAIVRVVAACVCGSDLWPYRGVTPTDEPHRIGHEFVGVVEAVGDDVATVKPGDFVIAPFYVCDGTCANCRNGVSTSCLTGGWWGSDDRFGGFADGGQGEFVRVPLADGTLAVVPGPVSDDEIPGLLTLSDVMGTGHHAAVSAGVGPGDSVAVVGDGAVGLCAIIAAKRLGATTIIAMSRHPQRQALARDFGATHVVEERGDEGVTAVRALTGGIGADRVLECVGTKESMDQAMRSTRPGGMVGYVGVPNGGPELPIRQMFGRNVGVNGGVAPVRGYIDELLPDVRSGVIRPGRVFDLELPLSDAAEAYAAMDERRATKVLLRP from the coding sequence ATGCTTGCCACCGTGATCCATGCCGCCCGCGACATCCGCGTCGAAGAAGTGCCCGATCCCGTTCTGTCCACCGGCGCCGACGCCATCGTCCGCGTCGTCGCCGCCTGTGTGTGCGGCTCCGACCTGTGGCCGTACCGGGGCGTGACCCCCACCGACGAGCCGCACCGCATCGGCCATGAGTTCGTCGGTGTGGTCGAGGCCGTCGGCGACGACGTCGCGACCGTGAAGCCGGGTGACTTCGTGATCGCCCCGTTCTACGTCTGCGACGGCACGTGCGCCAACTGCCGCAACGGCGTCAGCACCTCGTGTCTGACAGGCGGATGGTGGGGGAGCGACGACCGCTTCGGCGGGTTCGCCGACGGCGGGCAGGGGGAGTTCGTGCGCGTCCCGCTGGCGGACGGCACCCTCGCCGTCGTGCCGGGGCCGGTCTCCGACGACGAGATCCCGGGACTGCTCACGCTCAGCGACGTGATGGGCACGGGGCACCACGCCGCAGTGTCGGCGGGCGTCGGCCCGGGCGACTCGGTCGCCGTCGTCGGAGACGGGGCGGTCGGGCTCTGTGCGATCATCGCGGCGAAGCGGCTCGGAGCGACCACGATCATCGCCATGTCGCGTCACCCGCAGCGCCAGGCTCTCGCCCGCGACTTCGGCGCAACCCACGTCGTCGAAGAGCGCGGCGACGAGGGTGTCACGGCCGTGCGCGCGCTCACGGGCGGGATCGGCGCCGACCGCGTGCTCGAGTGCGTCGGCACGAAGGAGTCGATGGACCAGGCGATGCGCTCCACGCGCCCCGGCGGCATGGTCGGCTACGTCGGTGTGCCCAACGGCGGCCCCGAGCTTCCGATCCGCCAGATGTTCGGGCGCAACGTCGGCGTCAACGGCGGTGTCGCGCCGGTCCGCGGCTACATCGACGAGCTGCTGCCCGACGTCCGCTCGGGCGTCATCCGACCCGGTCGCGTGTTCGACCTGGAGCTGCCGCTCAGCGACGCGGCCGAGGCCTATGCGGCCATGGACGAGCGCCGCGCGACGAAGGTGCTCCTGCGTCCGTGA
- a CDS encoding isocitrate lyase/PEP mutase family protein, with the protein MSTQVDRAQSLARLHAAPEILRVVNVWDAASAKTIAALPETRAIATAGHSIAATFGYRDGQVPLDVMLDMVGRIVESVGGLPVTADLDAGYEDPGETVRRAIGKGVVGANVEDRLQPLADSVAAVQAIIAAGEAEGVPFVLNARTDALVRGGDRPLEASVADAIERGRAYLDAGASLVFVPGILDADVTRRLVDGIGERKVSVIGLPGSLSAGEYEALGVARISYGPMTQRVALTALQDVAADLYRDGVIPASTRSLN; encoded by the coding sequence ATGAGCACCCAGGTCGACAGAGCCCAGTCCCTCGCCCGCCTCCACGCGGCGCCCGAGATCCTCCGCGTCGTGAACGTGTGGGATGCCGCCTCCGCCAAGACGATCGCCGCCCTCCCCGAGACGCGCGCGATCGCCACAGCGGGACACTCCATCGCCGCGACCTTCGGCTACCGCGACGGCCAGGTCCCGCTCGACGTCATGCTCGACATGGTCGGCCGAATCGTCGAGTCCGTCGGTGGCCTGCCGGTCACCGCAGACCTCGACGCGGGATACGAAGACCCCGGTGAGACGGTCCGTCGCGCGATCGGCAAGGGCGTCGTCGGCGCGAACGTCGAAGACCGCCTCCAGCCGCTCGCCGATTCGGTGGCGGCGGTGCAGGCGATCATCGCCGCCGGTGAGGCGGAGGGCGTGCCGTTCGTCCTGAACGCCCGCACCGACGCGCTGGTCCGCGGCGGCGACCGCCCGCTGGAGGCATCCGTCGCCGACGCCATCGAGCGCGGCCGCGCCTACCTCGACGCCGGAGCGAGCCTGGTGTTCGTGCCGGGCATCCTCGATGCCGACGTCACCCGCCGGCTCGTCGACGGCATCGGCGAGCGGAAGGTGAGCGTCATCGGCCTCCCTGGCTCACTCAGCGCAGGGGAGTACGAGGCGCTGGGCGTCGCCCGCATCTCCTACGGGCCGATGACGCAGCGTGTGGCGCTCACCGCGCTGCAGGACGTCGCCGCCGACCTGTACCGCGACGGGGTGATCCCCGCGTCCACGCGAAGCCTCAACTGA
- a CDS encoding DUF1653 domain-containing protein: protein MTIESGTYRHFKGAQYEVIGVARHSETDEEHVVYRALYGERGLWVRPASMWTEHVDRDGYIGPRFTRVG, encoded by the coding sequence ATGACGATCGAGTCCGGAACCTACCGGCACTTCAAGGGTGCGCAGTACGAGGTCATCGGGGTCGCCCGCCACAGCGAGACCGACGAGGAGCACGTCGTCTACCGCGCGCTCTACGGTGAGCGCGGCCTGTGGGTGCGCCCCGCCTCGATGTGGACGGAGCACGTCGACCGCGACGGCTACATCGGTCCCCGCTTCACCCGCGTCGGCTGA
- the rpsA gene encoding 30S ribosomal protein S1, whose amino-acid sequence MTTATTAPATKQVAINDIGSAEDFLAAVELTLKFFNDGDLIEGTVVKIDRDEVLLDVGYKTEGVIPSRELSIKHDVDPNEVVKVGDAVEALVLQKEDKEGRLILSKKRAQYERAWGDVEKIKENDGVVTGSVIEVVKGGLIVDIGLRGFLPASLIELRRVRDLTPYLGQEIEAKILELDKNRNNVVLSRRALLEQTQSESRTTFLNNLHKGQVRKGVVSSIVNFGAFVDLGGVDGLVHVSELSWKHIEHASEVVEVGQEVTVEILEVDLDRERVSLSLKATQEDPWQVFARTHAIGQVAPGKVTKLVPFGAFVRVADGIEGLVHISELSGKHVELAEQVVSVGEEVFVKIIDIDLERRRISLSLKQANESVDPFGTEFDPALYGMVTEYDENGEYKYPEGFDPEAGTWLEGFDAQREKWEQEYAAAQGRWEAHKAAVAKALEAEANAPADTGSSSFSSESSAGGTLADDEALAALREKLSGR is encoded by the coding sequence ATGACTACCGCAACGACCGCCCCGGCCACCAAGCAGGTCGCGATCAACGACATCGGATCTGCCGAGGACTTCCTGGCAGCGGTCGAACTGACCCTCAAGTTCTTCAACGACGGCGACCTCATCGAAGGCACCGTCGTGAAGATCGACCGCGACGAGGTCCTCCTCGACGTCGGATACAAGACCGAGGGCGTCATCCCCTCGCGCGAGCTCTCGATCAAGCACGACGTCGACCCCAACGAGGTCGTCAAGGTCGGCGACGCTGTCGAGGCCCTCGTTCTCCAGAAGGAGGACAAGGAAGGCCGCCTCATCCTGTCGAAGAAGCGCGCCCAGTACGAGCGCGCGTGGGGCGACGTCGAGAAGATCAAGGAGAACGACGGTGTCGTCACCGGCTCCGTGATCGAGGTCGTCAAGGGTGGCCTCATCGTCGACATCGGCCTCCGCGGCTTCCTCCCCGCGTCGCTCATCGAGCTCCGCCGTGTCCGCGACCTCACGCCGTACCTCGGCCAGGAGATCGAGGCCAAGATCCTCGAGCTCGACAAGAACCGCAACAACGTGGTTCTCTCGCGCCGCGCGCTGCTCGAGCAGACGCAGTCGGAGTCGCGCACCACGTTCCTGAACAACCTGCACAAGGGTCAGGTCCGCAAGGGCGTCGTCTCGTCGATCGTCAACTTCGGCGCGTTCGTCGACCTGGGCGGCGTGGACGGCCTCGTGCACGTCTCCGAGCTCTCGTGGAAGCACATCGAGCACGCCTCCGAGGTCGTCGAGGTCGGTCAGGAAGTCACCGTCGAGATCCTCGAGGTCGACCTGGACCGCGAGCGCGTGTCGCTCTCGCTCAAGGCGACGCAGGAGGACCCGTGGCAGGTCTTCGCCCGCACCCACGCCATCGGCCAGGTTGCTCCGGGCAAGGTCACCAAGCTCGTCCCGTTCGGTGCGTTCGTGCGCGTCGCAGACGGCATCGAGGGCCTCGTGCACATCTCGGAGCTCTCGGGCAAGCACGTCGAGCTCGCCGAGCAGGTCGTGTCGGTGGGTGAAGAGGTCTTCGTCAAGATCATCGACATCGACCTCGAGCGTCGCCGCATCTCGCTCTCGCTCAAGCAGGCGAACGAGTCGGTCGACCCCTTCGGCACCGAGTTCGACCCGGCCCTCTACGGCATGGTCACCGAGTACGACGAGAACGGCGAGTACAAGTACCCCGAGGGCTTCGACCCCGAGGCGGGCACCTGGCTCGAGGGCTTCGACGCTCAGCGCGAGAAGTGGGAGCAGGAGTACGCTGCCGCCCAGGGTCGCTGGGAGGCTCACAAGGCCGCCGTCGCCAAGGCCCTCGAGGCCGAGGCGAACGCCCCGGCCGACACCGGCTCGTCGAGCTTCTCCTCCGAGAGCAGCGCCGGCGGCACGCT
- a CDS encoding APC family permease, whose product MSIARELFRRKPVTAPVAAPGGLTRGIGTFQLAMLGVGATIGTGVFFVMHEAVPLAGPAVILAFLVAAIAAGLSAVCYAEMASAVPVAGSTYSYAYATLGEIVAMGVAACLMLEYGVSTAAVASGWSGYMDRLLGDVLGWNLPSALTVGPLEGGIINLPSVVLVGLCALLLIRGTRESATVNTIMVLIKIGVLVMFAAIAITAFNADHFADFAPHGAAGVTAAAGTIFFTFIGLDAVSTAGDEVRDPQRSLPRAILIALVVVVVVYLFVAIAAVGAQPWQDFEDPAQQSAGLSVILGDVLGASWPATVLAAGAVISIFSVTLVTLFGQTRILYSIGRDGLLPSVFAKVDPRTHTPVFSTVVVAVAVALLAGLIPLSSLWDLVSMGTLVAFIVVSIGVIVLRRTHPDLPRAFRVPGYPVTPILAILACLYLIVGLGWSTYAWFAVWVAVVLAFYLLWGRRHSLLGRASTEDDAPSSVRDASADADDRAP is encoded by the coding sequence ATGAGCATCGCGCGCGAGCTGTTCCGCCGCAAGCCCGTCACCGCACCGGTCGCCGCTCCCGGCGGGCTCACCCGAGGGATCGGCACCTTCCAGCTCGCGATGCTCGGCGTCGGCGCGACGATCGGCACCGGCGTGTTCTTCGTGATGCACGAGGCGGTCCCGCTCGCCGGACCCGCCGTCATCCTCGCGTTCCTCGTCGCAGCGATCGCAGCGGGCCTGTCGGCGGTCTGCTACGCCGAGATGGCATCGGCCGTCCCGGTCGCGGGGTCGACGTACTCGTATGCGTACGCGACGCTGGGGGAGATCGTCGCCATGGGCGTCGCGGCTTGCCTCATGCTCGAGTACGGCGTCTCCACGGCCGCGGTCGCGTCGGGATGGAGCGGCTATATGGACCGCCTGCTCGGCGACGTCCTCGGCTGGAACCTTCCCTCCGCACTCACCGTCGGTCCGCTCGAGGGCGGCATCATCAACCTGCCGTCGGTCGTCCTCGTGGGGCTGTGCGCGCTTCTGCTGATCCGCGGCACCCGCGAGTCGGCCACGGTCAACACGATCATGGTCCTCATCAAGATCGGGGTCCTGGTCATGTTCGCGGCGATCGCGATCACCGCGTTCAACGCCGACCACTTCGCCGACTTCGCGCCCCACGGCGCAGCGGGCGTGACAGCGGCAGCGGGAACGATCTTCTTCACCTTCATCGGCCTGGACGCCGTGTCGACCGCCGGAGACGAGGTGCGCGACCCGCAGCGCTCGCTGCCCCGTGCGATCCTGATCGCCCTGGTCGTGGTGGTCGTCGTCTACCTGTTCGTCGCGATCGCCGCCGTCGGCGCGCAGCCGTGGCAGGACTTCGAGGATCCCGCGCAGCAGAGCGCCGGACTGTCGGTGATCCTCGGCGATGTGCTCGGCGCGTCCTGGCCGGCGACGGTCCTCGCTGCCGGCGCGGTGATCTCGATCTTCTCCGTGACGCTCGTCACCCTGTTCGGGCAGACGCGCATCCTCTACTCGATCGGCCGCGACGGTCTTCTTCCGAGCGTGTTCGCCAAGGTCGACCCGCGGACCCACACGCCGGTGTTCTCGACGGTCGTCGTCGCCGTAGCCGTCGCCCTCCTCGCCGGGCTGATCCCGCTGTCGAGCCTGTGGGACCTGGTGTCGATGGGGACGCTCGTCGCGTTCATCGTCGTGTCGATCGGGGTCATCGTCCTGCGGCGCACGCATCCCGACCTGCCCCGCGCCTTCCGGGTGCCCGGCTATCCGGTCACGCCGATCCTGGCGATCCTGGCGTGCCTGTACCTGATCGTCGGGCTCGGATGGTCGACCTACGCCTGGTTCGCGGTCTGGGTGGCCGTGGTGCTCGCGTTCTATCTGCTGTGGGGGCGGCGCCACAGCCTGCTCGGGCGAGCATCGACCGAGGACGATGCCCCGTCGTCCGTGAGGGATGCCTCAGCCGACGCCGACGACCGCGCACCCTGA
- a CDS encoding serine hydrolase domain-containing protein, which translates to MADLDLDALAAALDRRAREDGMNGVVWIDVDGEPVFGRAYGLADRAHGIANTTETRFGMASASKAFTALAVMGLVEDGTVQLDTPVRGILGDDLPTIDDGVTIEHLLTHTSGIGDYLDEEADWEVDDYVLTVPVHELALTEAFVAAVDGHPQKSAPGDRFTYNNGGFIVLALIAERASGVPFHDLVDTRVFARAGLGATGYPRLDELPGDAAVGYVYEEPESLRSNVLHLPVRGNGDGGALTTAPDLSRFWRALADGAVLPASTISEMWRPRNTDASEGLRYGMGFWLDLDGPGIVLEGYDAGVSIRTRFDPESRSTVTIVSNSSEGAWGVIKTYADRLRG; encoded by the coding sequence ATGGCCGACCTCGATCTGGACGCCCTCGCCGCCGCTCTCGACCGGCGGGCCCGCGAGGATGGCATGAACGGCGTCGTGTGGATCGACGTCGACGGCGAGCCGGTGTTCGGGCGTGCGTACGGGCTCGCCGATCGGGCGCACGGGATCGCCAACACGACGGAGACGCGCTTCGGCATGGCCAGTGCGAGCAAGGCGTTCACGGCGCTCGCGGTCATGGGGCTCGTCGAGGACGGCACGGTGCAGCTCGATACGCCGGTGCGCGGCATCCTGGGCGACGATCTGCCGACGATCGACGACGGCGTGACCATCGAGCACCTGCTGACGCACACATCGGGGATCGGCGACTACCTCGACGAGGAGGCGGACTGGGAGGTCGACGACTACGTTCTGACCGTGCCGGTCCACGAGCTCGCGCTCACCGAGGCGTTCGTCGCCGCCGTGGACGGCCATCCGCAGAAGTCCGCACCCGGCGACCGGTTCACGTACAACAACGGCGGCTTCATCGTGCTCGCCCTCATCGCCGAACGGGCATCCGGGGTTCCGTTCCACGATCTCGTCGACACGCGCGTCTTCGCCCGTGCCGGACTCGGGGCGACAGGCTACCCGCGCCTCGACGAGCTGCCGGGCGATGCCGCCGTCGGGTACGTGTACGAAGAGCCGGAGTCGCTGCGGTCGAACGTGCTGCATCTCCCCGTCCGGGGAAACGGGGACGGCGGGGCCCTGACGACCGCGCCCGACCTGAGCCGGTTCTGGCGCGCCCTCGCCGACGGGGCAGTGCTCCCCGCCTCCACGATCTCCGAGATGTGGCGCCCGCGGAACACGGACGCCTCCGAGGGGCTCCGCTACGGGATGGGATTCTGGCTCGACCTGGACGGCCCGGGCATCGTGTTGGAGGGCTACGACGCCGGCGTCTCGATCCGCACCCGATTCGACCCCGAGTCGCGGAGCACGGTCACCATCGTCTCGAACAGCTCCGAGGGGGCCTGGGGCGTCATCAAGACGTACGCGGACCGCCTCCGCGGCTGA
- a CDS encoding TraR/DksA family transcriptional regulator: protein MRTPPPLDDRDAELDAARSVAVVRLSALDAAVGQLRADRRSDTADDEHDPEGVTLSAEWARLEGLRSGAARDLDEIDAVIARRRDGVDGICADCGRSIPIERLRARPTATRCVDCAARAGA from the coding sequence ATGCGCACACCGCCCCCTCTCGATGATCGCGACGCCGAGCTCGACGCAGCCCGTTCCGTCGCCGTCGTGCGGCTGAGCGCCCTCGATGCGGCGGTGGGGCAGCTGCGCGCCGATCGCCGGTCCGACACCGCCGACGACGAGCACGACCCCGAGGGCGTCACGCTGTCGGCCGAATGGGCGCGCCTGGAGGGGCTTCGAAGCGGGGCCGCGCGCGACCTCGACGAGATCGACGCGGTCATCGCCCGGCGCCGTGACGGCGTCGACGGCATCTGCGCCGACTGCGGGCGGAGCATCCCGATCGAACGGCTGCGCGCCCGCCCGACCGCCACCCGGTGCGTCGACTGCGCCGCGCGGGCGGGAGCCTGA
- a CDS encoding PH domain-containing protein — translation MSLFDPRIDKHLIADQGEVVIDEVHKHWAAVVVATLELFGGVVLLLLVFFVPAQAWWVPVLLGGAICLHAGWRILERRTDIFVITNMRVFRVHGILSRSIATMPLARILDISVHKPILGRVFGYGHFVFESAAQAQGLREIRYVGDPDGRGLTIQRVIQQAGLRGFVANQPMTSVDARRSIPPAPPLPSGHDRDSPWAQTAQLRPERSPEQTSTDAETAGMGWDWLAVAQRREQERLAHLRCDPEPEESPPFDPDRTSTAPIDLPR, via the coding sequence ATGAGCCTGTTCGATCCGCGGATCGACAAGCACCTCATCGCCGATCAGGGCGAGGTGGTGATCGACGAGGTGCACAAGCACTGGGCCGCGGTGGTCGTCGCGACGCTGGAGCTGTTCGGCGGGGTCGTCCTGCTGCTGCTCGTCTTCTTCGTGCCCGCGCAGGCATGGTGGGTGCCCGTGCTCCTCGGGGGTGCTATCTGCCTCCACGCCGGGTGGCGGATCCTCGAGCGCCGCACGGACATCTTCGTGATCACCAACATGCGGGTCTTCCGCGTGCACGGCATCCTGTCGCGGAGCATCGCCACGATGCCGCTCGCCCGGATCCTCGACATCTCCGTGCACAAGCCGATCCTCGGGCGCGTCTTCGGCTACGGGCACTTCGTCTTCGAGTCCGCCGCACAGGCGCAGGGACTGCGCGAGATCCGCTACGTCGGCGATCCCGACGGGCGCGGCCTCACCATCCAGCGTGTGATCCAGCAGGCGGGCCTGCGCGGCTTCGTCGCGAATCAGCCGATGACGAGCGTGGACGCCCGGCGCAGCATCCCTCCGGCGCCGCCGCTTCCGAGCGGCCACGACCGCGACTCGCCGTGGGCGCAGACCGCTCAGCTCCGGCCCGAGCGCTCGCCCGAACAGACATCGACGGATGCCGAGACCGCCGGCATGGGCTGGGACTGGCTCGCGGTCGCCCAGCGCCGCGAGCAGGAGCGCCTGGCCCATCTGCGGTGCGATCCGGAGCCGGAGGAGAGCCCGCCGTTCGATCCCGATCGGACCAGCACGGCGCCGATCGATCTGCCCCGATAG
- the mmuM gene encoding homocysteine S-methyltransferase: MSSFTAALAAEPIVLDGGLGTLLEARGNDLSSTLWSARLLLEAPSEIRAAHAEYFRAGARVAITSSYQVGYAGLAAVGIGREHTDEVLARSVDLARLARADAGLTDSEAWVAASVGPYGATLADGSEYTGEYGLTVEALREWHRPRLRALAAARPDVLAIETLPSLAEVEAVCAELAGLGVPAWVSVTVAEGRLRSGQSIADAAALAAAHDEVVAVGVNCCAVYDVAPALAEIAAVTGIPLVAYPNSGERWDAHARSWAGTAAAAHDHAGAWRDAGARLIGGCCRVTPDEIARIARALAG, encoded by the coding sequence ATGAGCAGCTTCACCGCCGCGCTCGCCGCCGAGCCGATCGTGCTCGACGGCGGGCTCGGCACCCTCCTCGAGGCCCGCGGAAACGACCTGTCGTCGACGCTGTGGTCGGCGCGCCTCCTCCTCGAGGCGCCGTCAGAGATCCGTGCCGCCCACGCCGAGTACTTCCGTGCCGGGGCCAGGGTCGCGATCACCTCTTCCTACCAGGTCGGCTACGCCGGGCTCGCGGCGGTCGGCATCGGTCGCGAGCACACGGACGAGGTGCTCGCCCGCAGCGTCGACCTCGCACGGCTCGCGCGCGCCGACGCGGGCCTGACCGACTCCGAGGCGTGGGTGGCGGCATCCGTCGGTCCCTACGGCGCCACGCTCGCGGACGGCAGCGAGTACACGGGCGAGTACGGGCTGACCGTCGAGGCGCTCCGCGAGTGGCATCGCCCGCGCCTTCGCGCGCTCGCTGCGGCGCGGCCGGACGTGCTGGCGATCGAGACGCTGCCTTCGCTCGCCGAGGTCGAGGCGGTGTGCGCCGAGCTCGCGGGGCTCGGGGTTCCGGCATGGGTGAGTGTGACCGTGGCCGAGGGACGGCTGCGCTCGGGCCAGTCGATCGCCGATGCCGCCGCGCTCGCCGCCGCCCATGACGAGGTCGTGGCGGTCGGCGTGAACTGCTGCGCGGTCTACGACGTCGCCCCTGCACTGGCCGAGATCGCCGCCGTCACGGGGATCCCCTTGGTCGCCTATCCGAACAGCGGCGAACGCTGGGACGCGCACGCCCGGTCCTGGGCGGGCACGGCGGCGGCCGCCCACGATCACGCGGGGGCGTGGCGGGATGCCGGGGCCAGGCTGATCGGCGGGTGCTGCCGCGTGACCCCGGACGAGATCGCCCGGATCGCCCGCGCGCTCGCCGGCTGA
- a CDS encoding YchJ family protein gives MSFGAAAARTPDDRFARVGGDRPCPCGSGDPFDGCCRPLLRGAPAPSAERLMRSRYTAFVVGDAAYLVGTWHPRTRPDELDLDPAQRWTRLEIVATEAGGPGDLRGVVEFRAHWSHGRERGVLHERSRFARGSGRWWYVDGDV, from the coding sequence GTGTCGTTCGGCGCGGCGGCGGCCCGCACTCCCGACGACCGGTTCGCCCGCGTCGGCGGCGACCGCCCCTGCCCGTGCGGAAGCGGCGATCCGTTCGACGGATGCTGCCGCCCGCTGCTGCGCGGCGCCCCTGCACCGTCGGCCGAGCGCCTGATGCGGTCGCGGTACACCGCGTTCGTCGTCGGCGATGCCGCGTACCTGGTGGGGACGTGGCATCCGCGGACCCGTCCCGACGAACTCGACCTCGACCCGGCGCAGCGCTGGACGCGGCTCGAGATCGTCGCCACCGAGGCGGGTGGTCCCGGCGACCTCCGCGGAGTGGTGGAGTTCCGCGCGCACTGGAGCCATGGCCGCGAACGCGGAGTCCTGCACGAGCGGAGCAGGTTCGCGCGGGGGAGCGGCCGATGGTGGTACGTCGACGGGGACGTCTGA
- a CDS encoding SDR family oxidoreductase: MARVLILGGHGKVALLLEPLLVGLGHTVTAVVRNPAHAGDVDATGATPLVADIETLDLDGFTDLVAGSDVVVWSAGAGGGSPERTYAVDRDAAVRSMDAAAAAGVRRYVMVSWIGSRADHGVAPENSFFAYADAKWAADEHLRGSGLDWTILGPGTLTLDDPTGRIDTDPSGRGEVTRADVAAVVAAVIDDDSTVGRSIRFGNGSVPIAEALSN; the protein is encoded by the coding sequence CTGGCCCGCGTACTCATCCTCGGCGGCCACGGCAAGGTCGCGCTGCTGCTCGAGCCCCTGCTCGTCGGGCTCGGCCACACCGTGACGGCCGTCGTCCGCAACCCCGCCCACGCCGGTGACGTCGACGCGACCGGCGCGACGCCCCTCGTCGCCGACATCGAGACGCTCGACCTCGACGGCTTCACCGACCTCGTCGCGGGCAGCGACGTCGTGGTCTGGTCGGCGGGCGCCGGCGGCGGCAGTCCGGAACGCACGTACGCGGTCGACCGCGACGCGGCGGTGCGGTCGATGGATGCCGCGGCCGCCGCCGGAGTCCGCCGCTACGTGATGGTTTCGTGGATCGGATCGCGCGCCGACCACGGCGTCGCGCCCGAGAACTCCTTCTTCGCCTATGCGGATGCGAAGTGGGCCGCCGACGAGCACCTGAGGGGGAGCGGCCTCGACTGGACGATCCTCGGCCCCGGCACCTTGACGCTCGACGATCCCACCGGTCGGATCGACACCGATCCGTCCGGTCGCGGAGAGGTGACGAGAGCGGATGTCGCAGCCGTCGTGGCGGCCGTCATCGACGACGACTCGACGGTGGGGCGCAGCATCCGGTTCGGAAACGGCTCGGTGCCGATCGCCGAGGCGCTCTCGAACTGA